A DNA window from Desulfurobacterium atlanticum contains the following coding sequences:
- a CDS encoding cytochrome C assembly family protein translates to MTVNSFGFTTLILYLLSTLHYLLFLITKKDKIATVGLYASRIGFLTNLLFLTALIYTKGTAVLFTPKGVFALLSISTISVFLYFSTKYKLHISGAFLTPWAALFAGIATFSKGIPKDMFPIGIIGTIHIFSALTGYAAFMFSTIVSILYIILERQLKKKKFSVFYHKIPSLKLLENIIYSSISFGFMFITISMFTGAIWSAKLFGTYWSWDPKQVLTLITWFIYAAILHLYVTGKWNGKKLCYLSIGGTALVMINFIGVNIAFKGVHSF, encoded by the coding sequence AGTTTCGGTTTTACAACACTTATTCTTTACCTTCTATCAACACTTCACTACCTTCTTTTTCTTATTACAAAAAAAGACAAAATAGCAACTGTTGGGCTCTATGCAAGCAGAATAGGATTTTTAACAAATCTTCTGTTTTTAACAGCTCTTATCTATACCAAAGGAACTGCCGTGCTTTTCACACCTAAAGGAGTTTTTGCTTTACTCTCAATTTCAACAATTTCCGTTTTCTTATACTTTTCAACAAAATATAAACTTCATATATCTGGAGCATTTTTAACTCCCTGGGCAGCCCTTTTTGCCGGAATAGCAACGTTCAGTAAAGGTATCCCAAAAGATATGTTTCCGATAGGTATAATAGGAACCATACACATTTTCAGTGCCCTTACCGGTTATGCTGCCTTTATGTTTTCAACAATCGTATCCATCCTTTATATAATCCTTGAAAGACAGCTTAAAAAGAAGAAATTTTCCGTCTTTTATCATAAAATACCATCTCTAAAACTACTTGAAAATATTATTTACAGCAGTATATCTTTTGGATTTATGTTTATCACTATATCCATGTTTACCGGTGCAATCTGGTCAGCAAAGCTGTTTGGAACTTACTGGAGCTGGGACCCGAAACAGGTTTTAACCCTTATAACATGGTTTATATACGCTGCCATACTTCATCTTTATGTTACAGGAAAATGGAACGGTAAAAAACTGTGTTATCTTTCAATTGGTGGAACAGCGCTTGTTATGATAAACTTTATTGGAGTTAACATTGCGTTTAAAGGAGTACACTCTTTTTAA